CTTACGAGATCAAAAACCATTCGAAGACAGAATCCGCTTTATCCACAATCCCAATATATCCTTGCCTGAATTGAAGGCCACGATCCAATCATTAAAAGCTGGGACAGTCGTGCTGTTGGGAGCGTATTACGCTGATCGAGATGGCAACTACTTGACTTATGAAAAAACAGGAGCCTTGCTCACAGAGGATTCGCTTGTACCGGTTTATTGTTTGGCGCGCATACATTTGAAAGCCAATGTTATTGGCGGCAAACTTGTCACAGGCTACGAGCATGGTCGCAGAATTGCTGATATCGGACGGCATATCTTAGGAGGGGGAATGCCCAAAGACATCCCCGTGGTTAAAATAGGAGCCAACCTTTTTATTTTCAATTGGCTTGGCATGGAAAGATACGGCATCAGCCGAAAAGATCTCCCTACAGATAGTGTCATCATCAACGAGCCGTATTCTTTCTATAGAGAAAATCGCACACTGTTTTGGATCGGAGTCGGCATCATTGCCGTACTTTTCTTACTCGTACTGATGCTTTCCTGGACCATTGTGAAATTGCGAAGTTCTCGCAAAAAATTGATGCATTCCGAACGTAAGTACCGATCTATTTTTGACAATGCCATTGAAGGTATTTTCCAAGTTACTCTTGAAGGGAAGACATTGGCTGCAAACTTGGCGTGCGCGACCATGTACGGATACGATTCTCCTGAGGAGTTCATCACGTCAGTTACAGATTCCAGAAAGGATATTTATGTCAATCCATCGGATCGCGAAGCGATCATTCGCAGGGTTCGCCAGGAGCGGAGGGTTGCTGGCATTGAAGTGCAAGTGAAACACAGAGATGGGCATACGATGTGGGTCAGTTTTAATATTCGCGAAGCCCTTGATCCAAACGGTGAAGTCATCTTGGAAGGATCGCTTATAGACATCACCGAACGTAAGAAAGCTGAAAGTGAATTGACCCGTATGCGAAAGTATCTTGCCGATATTTTGGACGCCATGCCGTCCGTCTTAGTGGGTGTTGATCAAAATGGGCGTGTGACCATGCTAAATCACACGGCCGAACAATGTGCGGGAACGACTTCACGTCGTGCGCTTGGGAAAAATTTGATCGAAATATTTCCTTGGCTTGAGTCACTTGTTGAAATGATACAAGAGAGCATAAGCCAACAGACTTCACGCTATGCGTCCAAGGTGCTGCGGCATCACCAAGGAGAGGCCCGGTATGAGAATATAACAATCTTTCCTTTAAACTCCGACATCTCCAAAGAAGCGGTCGTTCGCGTCGACAATGTATCGCGAAACGTGCAAATGGAAAAAATGATGGTCCAATCGGAGAAAATGATGTCCATAGGCGGCTTAGCTGCTGGCATGGCGCATGAGATTAATAACCCATTGGCGGGGGTTATAGGCTATGCCCACAACATGAAAAAACGTCTTTCCGGTGATTTGCGTAAAAATCGAGTTGTGGCTGAAGAGTGTGGTGTGACTCTCGAAGCTATCAATGAATACCTGGAAAAACGTGATATTACGAGTATGCTTAAAGGGATTTCTGAATCTGGCGAAAGAGCTGCTCATATCGTCAGCAACATGCTTGATTTCAGCCGTAAGAGCGAACCTTCAGGAGCGACTCGGAACAGCATAACTGATTTGCTAGACCAAGCCGTTGAGTTGGCTTCCAACGTCTATGATATGCAGCGACAGTTTGATTTTCGCAGTGTTAAGGTTATACGCGAATATGCTGACGATCTCCCTGAGGTGGTGTGCGATGGCAATGAAATGCAGCAGGTCTTTCTCAATTTGCTCAAAAACGGCGCTGAAGCTATGGCCGAAAAGAATTACAACGGCCAAAGCCCGACATTTATTCTCAGGGCATATCGGAAGAATAACACTATTGTCAGTGAAATTGAGGATAATGGCCCAGGGATGCCGGAACATATCCGAAATCGTATCCTTGAGCCCTTCTTCACGACCAAAGCCGTGGGCAAGGGGACGGGACTTGGTCTTTCCGTTTCGTATTTCATCGTCACCGATTTGCATAAAGGGAGCATGAACGTAGAATCCAAAGAAGGTGAATGGACGCGCTTTACGATTGAGCTTCCTCTTGTTCAG
This genomic window from Desulfovibrio inopinatus DSM 10711 contains:
- a CDS encoding PAS domain S-box protein; its protein translation is MRVLLPRIGLSLVLLAYLVLPSAGQDYRHVLILHSYHPGMIWVENMDRAIRDELQLPPHENIIIHTEYMDTKHHQSPEFYNRLIRIYKEKYQNMHLDLIMATDNNAFEFLLKYKQDIFNDTPVVFGGVNNFFDKSIEGREDFTGIAETISLRETVEVILKHFPDTKEIYVINDYLNTGRAWYANILRDQKPFEDRIRFIHNPNISLPELKATIQSLKAGTVVLLGAYYADRDGNYLTYEKTGALLTEDSLVPVYCLARIHLKANVIGGKLVTGYEHGRRIADIGRHILGGGMPKDIPVVKIGANLFIFNWLGMERYGISRKDLPTDSVIINEPYSFYRENRTLFWIGVGIIAVLFLLVLMLSWTIVKLRSSRKKLMHSERKYRSIFDNAIEGIFQVTLEGKTLAANLACATMYGYDSPEEFITSVTDSRKDIYVNPSDREAIIRRVRQERRVAGIEVQVKHRDGHTMWVSFNIREALDPNGEVILEGSLIDITERKKAESELTRMRKYLADILDAMPSVLVGVDQNGRVTMLNHTAEQCAGTTSRRALGKNLIEIFPWLESLVEMIQESISQQTSRYASKVLRHHQGEARYENITIFPLNSDISKEAVVRVDNVSRNVQMEKMMVQSEKMMSIGGLAAGMAHEINNPLAGVIGYAHNMKKRLSGDLRKNRVVAEECGVTLEAINEYLEKRDITSMLKGISESGERAAHIVSNMLDFSRKSEPSGATRNSITDLLDQAVELASNVYDMQRQFDFRSVKVIREYADDLPEVVCDGNEMQQVFLNLLKNGAEAMAEKNYNGQSPTFILRAYRKNNTIVSEIEDNGPGMPEHIRNRILEPFFTTKAVGKGTGLGLSVSYFIVTDLHKGSMNVESKEGEWTRFTIELPLVQEVL